In the genome of Diaphorobacter sp. HDW4A, the window CACGGTCGTTCGTTTTTGTATTGACTGGTGCAGTCCGAGGGTCCTCTATAGCGTCTGCGCGCCTAAACACCCCAAGCTGAGATAGCTGCGTCTTTAAATCACCTATTTGCAGACCAAGCAGTTCCCCGCTACGCATACCTGTTGCAAGCAAAAGCATCACAATCACCCGATTCCGGTTTCTTACAAACCCACGCTTCCAAGGGTTTTTATGACTGGTTACATCAACGACCGCCAACAGTTTTTCTTGGTCTTCTTGGGACAGGCCTTCGCGTGCCCCTAGCCGCGCGCGCTTAGAAACCTTTGGAACCTGCGTCAAGAAAGACTTCAAAGCCTCCCCAGACTCTTGTACCAATTGCTGTCGCAAGGGGCGAGAGAGCGAGGCAGCGTAGTAGTTCGCGACAAAACCTAAGTACTCCGCCATATAACGAATTCGGTTGGCGTGATTAGCTTTTCCTACCGGTTTACCTGCATTCGATTGCTTACTGCGGCGCATGCGCACATTCTTGAGGTTGATAACCTGCTTACCCATTTCAGGTTCATCTTCATGGGATAGGCCATCCATGGCGTACTGAGCTACGTCTGCGAGGCGATTCAGTTCACTGGAGGATAGGAAGTTTCCTGCGCGCACACGTGCCAAGAGGTCGATGCGTGGGGCCGTATCAAGCTCGCGATAGAGCAGCGCGAGGCACTGGCAAACAGAATGAATGGTGTTGGCTGCTCTTCCCCTTCTGCGCCACTTCTGCAGGAACAACGTCACCGCATGAACCGGTAGACCATCAGGCCCCTTCAAGATAGAGAAATGCTCGCCGTTTTTAAACCGAATGCGCTTTGCGACGTATTGCGCCATCTATCCACCACTTTCGTAAATTCGTAGTTGAGCTCCTCTTAATTAAATCACGAAACAATTATGTTGATAGAAAAAAAGCCCGTCTTCTCTCGAAGAGCGGGCTTTGAATCAACAGAAAACCTGTAAGTTGCTGGTTAGAATGGGATGTCGTCATCCATGTCGTCAAAGCCCGAATTCGCGCGCGGAGCCTGTTGCACCGGTGCGGGGGCCGGACGCGGCGCAGGGGCCGGAGCCGGGCGTGCCGCCATGGGAGCGGGGGCTGCACGGCGCTGGGGTGCTGGGGAGGGGGCCGCGTCGTAGCCACCATCGTTGCCGCCACCGCCGTAGCCACTGTCTTCGTAACCGCCACCACCGCCGCCGCTACCACCGCCCATGCCCTGACGGCTGCCCAGCATCTGCATCTGGTCAGCGCGGATTTCGGTGGCGTAGCGTTCTTGGCCGCTCTGGGGATCGGTCCACTTGCGGGTGCGAAGGCTGCCTTCTACGTAGACCTGCGAGCCCTTGCGCAGGTACTGGCCGGCGATCTCGGCCAAACGGCCATTGAAGACGACTCGGTGCCATTCGGTGGATTCGCGGTTTTCACCGGTGTTCTTGTCGCGCCAGCGGTCTGTGGTGGCAATGGTGACATTGGCGACCTGATCGCCGCTGGGGAAGGTGCGCATTTCGGGATCACGTCCCAGATTGCCGACGATGATGACTTTGTTGACGGATGCCATGCTGCAGATACCTTCGAAAAATGTTGAATTTGCGCGCCAAATGGAGTTTGAGTAGCGCGCCTGAACGGGAGATTGTGCACCAAGCCGGGAGCGGATGGGGGCCGCTCTTTCGGCGTCCCTCAGTGTGCAGCAGGAATATTGTTGGCAGTGCTCTGGCTGGCCGCCTTGGCGGCTTCGGCGCGCCCAAGGGGGCGCAGCGGCCAGGTCACCAGCAGCCAGATCGCGCACATGGTTGCGGTCACGCCAAAGAGGCCGGGTGCGCCTAGCGACTTGATCAGCAGCCCGCCGAGAGCACCGCCCGCGAACAGGCCGAGCGACTGCAACGTGTTGTAGCTGCCAAGTGCCGCGCCGCGCAGATGGGCCGGGGCCATGCGCGAGACCAAGCTGGGCTGCGTCGCCTCGAGCGCATTGAAGCCGCAGAAGAAAACGAACAGCACCACGCCCATCACGGCCAGCGGCGGTGTGCTGCCCGAGGAGTACAGCAGCCCCAGTGCGACCTGCACGATCAGCACCAGGCTGATTGCGCCGAGCAGCGCGGCGCGCAGGCGGCCCTTGCGCTCCATCGAGAACAGGCCGCCCATCGCGGCGAACGACAGCACGACGGCAGGCAGATAGATGTGCCAGTGCTCGCTCTTGGGCAAGCCCGCCTGCACGATGAGCGCGGGCACGGCCACCCACATTGACATCTGCACGGTGTGCAGCACGAACACACCAAAGTTCAGGCGCAGCAGATCGGGATGTTTCCAGGCGTCGATGGCGCGGCCGTGTGGTGCATCGGCGTGGCGTGCGGGTTCGGGAGGAACGACCCAGATGATCACGGCCACGCCCGCCAGCGCCAGTGCGCAGGTGATGCCGAACAGGCCCGAAAGCCCCGCCAGCGCTGTGAGCGCAGGCGCCAGCACCAGTGCCAGCGCGAACATCAGCCCGATGCTGCCGCCCACCAGCGCCATGGCCTTGGTGCGCACGCTGTCGCGTGTCTGATCAGCGAGCAGCGCCGTCACGGCGGCCGATACGGCACCGGCTCCCTGCAGCGCACGGCCGATGAGCAGGCCGTTGAGCGAGTCCGCCATGGCCGCGACCAGACTGCCGGCCGCATACACCAGCAGGCCGATGACGATCACGCGCTTGCGCCCAAAGCGGTCGGAGGCGATGCCTACCGGTAGCTGCAGGAAGGCCTGTGTGAGCCCGTAAATGCCCATGGCCATGCCCACCATGGCCGGATCGTCACCGCCGGGGTATTTGCGCGCTTCGAGCGCGAACACCGGCAGCACCAGGAACAGACCGAGCATGCGCAGCGCAAAAATCAGCGCGAGGCTGATGCTGGAGCGGCGCTCCAGCGGCGTCATCTTGGTGGAGTCTGGCGAAGAAGTGGTCGAGGAATTATCCGGCACGGGGGAGCTGACGCAGACAAAGAGTGGATTCTGACTCCAGGTGCCATCAGGTGCACCAGAGTCGGAGCAGGGATCGGGCGATCCCGCAATGCCTTGGATTCTGCCATGTCCGATGGATGGGTGCAGTATGGTGACAGGCAGCGTGGCTTCTCATCGCTCAAAGGATGCGACCATGGCGGGCAATTGCGGGGCCTGCCAGACGTATCCGGGGGACAGCACATCGCGCTCGCTCAATTGACCATGCCACTGCAGTCGCATCAGATCGACCAGCGTGAAGGCCGCCCAGTCATTGCGAAACGGCACGATGGCCCGGGCTTGCTCATCGGTCGTAAACGCTTCGTCGCGCCACAGAATGGCGGGGATGCGGAAACCCGACGCCGTGCTCTGGCTGTGGCCGGCATGGTTGATGGTGTGGCCGACTTCCTGCCCATGGTCGGACAGGTACATCCAGGCGCTGCGCTGATCTTTCTCGCCGCCCGCACGACTGTCCTCGGCTTGCGTCATGCGCAGCAGCTGGGCGACGACGCCGTCGTGGTACAGCAGCGCAGCGTCATACTCGTGCCGGAAACTGCGCAGCCATCCTGGGCGGCCCTGCGCTGCAAGCTGCCGGTCCACCGCATCGGCGTGGTCATCGAATGGGTTCTGGTTGTCGGGAAATCGCAGCCGGTAGTGGGGGTGCGTGCCCAACAGATGCACGACGATGAGCTTGCGCTCGTGCGGATCGGCGAGCGCCGTCTGCACCTCATCGAGCAGTTCACCGTCCAGCGATTCGCTGGACCGTCCCGGTGTGCGGTTCACGAGTTGCACGACATTGGCGAGTTGCGCATGCTGCTGCTCGATGGCGAGGTCGTCATGGTTGCTCACCCACCAGACGCGGTAGCCTGCTTGCCTGGCCAGCGCCAGCAGATGCTGGCTGGGTGATTCGCCTTGCACGGGGATATTGAACATGCGGTGCAGCGAGGGTAGCGTGCTGGCCTCCACCGACCACGCGTTGCGCAGCACCAGCATCTGCTCGCCCGCGCCCTGTTGCAGCGCTTGCAGTTGCGGTGTGGTGTCGCGTGCGTAACCGTAGAGCGACATGTTGTCGCGGTTCACGCTGTCGCTGATCACCAGCATGACAGTGGAGGGCTGCGAGTCCGTCACTTGGGGCGAAAGCCTTTCGGCGTTGACCATCGCCTGCGTGCGTTGTTGGTGCTGGTTGCCCCATTCGGCGCGCAAGGACTGCACGGACTGCACCCATTCACTCCAGAACGCCACGGGGTGAAGGCGTCTCCACGGCTTGCTTGAATAGGCCAGCAGGGTCACGATCAGCAGCAGCACGAGTCCGATCCGCAGCGGGCGCGGCGCTGTGCTGGCGACGTCATCAAGTGTGCCCAAGCGCAGCACCGCGAGCCACGCCACCCATGCGGCGAGCAGCAGCAAGCCGCCCCAGGTGAGCAGCGCGCGCCAATGGGCGAGCAGGTATTCGTTGCCCTCGCGCAGGTTGGTATTGGCGGCAGCGCCCAGCACCATGGCTCCATTGGGGGCAGCCTGATAGGCGTCCTGCAGGTAGCCGCGCGCCACGCCATCAAAGACAAACAGCATCACCCACAGCCAAACCGCCGCGCCGCGCAGCCGCCGTGCCGCAATGCCTTGCACTGGAAGGCACAGCAAGGCCACAAGCGGCATCAGCAGCACCAGCAGTTGAGTGATCCTGCGCCCCTCGTGTCCCAGCACGATGAAGGCCAGCGCCAATGCGCACAGGATGGCCCCCGCCACCCAGCGTGAGCGGGGCCGGGCATTCGAGTTGGTGGTGGGGCGGACAAAGAGATTGCGCACGGAAGAGTGTGGGTGGGCAGAACGAAGCCCATCCTGCCCCAGCGGCCAATGCCTTGGACTGTCCGGGGGCTAAGTGAGCGACATCAGCGCAGATGTCGCTGCAACATCACTACCACCGCAGCTATGGCGGCCACGGCGGCAAGCCATTGGTAGAGGCTCTGGCAGGCTATAAGCAGCGCTTGGTGCTCGACGACGGCACTCAGCTGAGCGAGCGCGGCGGTGTGCGCCTGAGCAGCGGAGTAGCCGAGCTGTTCGAAATGCGCCTGCGTACTGGCAAGCCAGGACACGGCGGTCGAATTGGAGGGCGTGAGGCGTTCGATCAGGTTACTGTGCTGAATGAAGCGGCTGTCCTGCAGCGCCACGGCGGCGACGGCGGAGGCGAACGAGGCCATCATCTGGCGCATGATGTTTTTGCTCTGGTAGCCCTTGGCGAAGTGTTTGGCCTCGAGTGCCCGGAAGGTGAGCGCGGCCACGGGAAGCACCATCAGTACGCCGAAGAAGCCCTTGATGACGAGCGCGCCATACAGTGCGGTGATCGGCGCATCGGGCGGCACCATGCTGAGCCAGAACGAGGCACCGGCCATGGCGACGCAGCCGGACATCATCAGCGCCCGCTTGTTGGTGACCTTGGCCGCGTATTTGATATAGCCGATGGCGACGACGAGGCTGATGAGCGCCGAGAAGCTGTTGAGCCAGCCAGTGGTGATCAGCGGAATGCTCAGGCCCTGTTCGGCGAACTGCGGGAACAGGTAGTTGCTGAAGTTGACGATGAAGTAGTAGAGCGCATACAGCGCAATGCCCACGAGAAAACCGGGGTGGGTGAGGTCACGCAGGTGCAGCAGCGGCTCGTCATGCTTCCATTGGTGGATACCGAAGAGGCCGAGCAGCAGCACGCCGGTCAGGATCACCAACGCGAGGCGTTCAGGGCTGTCGAACAGCTCGTACTTGGCTTCGGAAAAGCTCCACTGAACGCAGCCGATCGCCAGCACAAAGAGCAGCACCGGCGCGACCGAGAACTTCACTGGCGTGCTGCTGCGCCCAAGATGCCGGGGCAGCAGCCAGCGCACGCCCGCCGCGATCACCACGGCCAGCGGCAGCACCACCCAGAACACCCAGCGCCAGCCCCAATTCTCCACCAGCCAGGCCGACAACACCGGCCCGAGCGCACCCACGCCGAAGATGCTCAGCATGTACACCCGAGTCGCCTTGGGCCGCAGCGTGGGGGAGAACAGCATCGGAATCAGCACCCGCGTGCTGATGAAGAACGCGCCGCCGCCGAGGCCCTGCACCAGCCGCGCGGTCGTGAGCTCCGCCAGATTGCTGGCGTTGGCCGACGCGAGATCTCCGAGTACATAGAGCAGCAGCGCCGCCAGCAGATAGTGGCGGTAGCCGAAATGCCGCGAGAGCCATTGCTGCATGGCGATCATCAACATGCTGCCGATGGCATAGGCCGCCTGCACCTGGGCAAACTCGCGCGGGGCGATGCCGATGCCGCCCAGAATATGCGAGGAGGCGAAGACGAACATGCCGTTTTCAAGAAACTCCATGCCCGCGAGCGCGCCCAGCAGCCACATAAGCAGAAGCTGCTTTTCGCGGTGCAGAAAATGTTGCCAGCGTGCCGCTTTCATGGTGTTTCAGTCTGCGGTAGCAGTGTCCATGGTCTGGAGACGGTCGTGCACTTGGCGCAGTTGCAGTTGCATGGCATGTGTGGCGCTGTCGCCGATGGACGACCAGATCTGCAGATAGACCGCCTGCACCAGCGGCATGGCCTGCGCCAGCAGGGCTATGCCTTGCTGCGTGAGCTGCAACTGCAGGCTGCGGCGATCTTGCGCATCGGCCGAGCGCATGACCAGTCGGCGCTGCTCCAGCCCGTCCAGCAGCCGGGTGACCTGGGTGCGCGTCGCGTTGAGCGACACGCTGAGCGACGATGGCCGAAGCGGTTCATGCACGCTATCGGCCAGCAGATTGAGTGCAAGATATTCCTTCATGTGCAGCGCGTGGGGCGCGAGCGCCTCGTTTACGCGCTGTTCCAGCAGCACGGCGCTGTGCAACAGCAACCGGGAGGCGGTGACGGCGTCCAGCAAGGGCTTGGGCTTGCCAGCCAGAATGCGTTCAAGGCGGGAGTCGAGGCTCATGGTGGTCATCGCTTTTTTTATTTAATTTCATTTGTAATTATATCGTTTGAAATTAAATTGTGCTTGAGTGTGCGGTTTGGTAGGGACTGTCGCGTGCAATAGGCTTGAATCGTGCGGGGCTGTGCAGTTGATGAGACGGTGACCTATGATGTCCGGTTCGCCTGCGATGTTTGAGATTTGAGATTCCATGCCCTCCAAGCAAGACAAGTCCCTGCCGTTGAATCCTGAAGAGGCCCCCAACGGGCGCTATCTGGCGCAGTCGCTGCGCGAGCGGCGCATCAGCATCCGCGGCGCGCGCACGCACAACCTCAAGAACATCGACCTCGACATTCCGCGCGATCAGCTTGTGGTGATCACGGGGCTGTCGGGCTCGGGCAAGTCCAGCCTTGCGTTCGACACGCTCTATGCCGAGGGCCAGCGGCGCTATGTGGAAAGCCTCTCGACCTACGCGCGGCAGTTTCTCGGGCGGCTCGACAAGCCCGATGTCGATCTGATCGAGGGCCTCTCGCCCGCTATCAGCATCGAGCAGAAGGCCACTAGCCACAACCCGCGCTCCACGGTGGGCACGGTCACCGAGATCTACGACTATCTGCGCCTGCTCTACGCCCGTGCGGGCACGCCGTTTTGCCCGGACCACGGGCTGCCGCTGTCCTCGCAGACCGTGAGCCAGATGGTGGATGCGGTGCTCGCGTTGCCGGAGGATTCGCGCATCATGCTGCTGGCCCCGGTGGCGCGGCAGAAGAAAGGCGAGTTCAACGAGCTGTTCGCGCAGATGCAGGCGCTCGGCTATGTGCGCTTTCGCGTCGACGGCACGGTCTATGAATTCGAAAACCTGCCGCAGTTGAAGAAAACCGAGAAGCACGATATCGACGTGGTGATCGACCGCCTGCGGGTGCGCGAAGACGCCAAGCAGCGCCTGGCCGAAAGCATCGAGGCTGTGCTGCGTGTGGGCGGCGCCGAAGGCAATGGCCGCGTGCTGGTGCTGGAGATGGATTCTGAAAAGGAGCACCTTTTTTCGAGCAAGTTCGCCTGCCCGGTCTGCGGCTATTCGCTGCCCGAACTGGAGCCGCGTCTCTTTTCATTCAACTCGCCGACCGGTGCCTGCCCAAGCTGCGACGGCATTGGCCAGCAGGAAGTGTTCGACGTGGCGCGCGTGGTGGCGTTTCCCTCGCTGAGTCTGGCCAGCGGCGCGATCAAGGGCTGGGACCGCCGCAACGGCTACTACTTCGCGATGCTGGAGAGCCTGGCCAGGCATTTCGGCTTCGATGTCGAAACGCCGTTCGAAGAACTGCCCGAGCGCGTGCGCGAGGTGCTGCTGCATGGTTCGGGCACTGAGGAAATCGCGTTCTCGTACCTGATCGACAGCGGCCCGAACAAGGGCAAGCCGGTGCTGCGCAACCATCCGTTTGAAGGCATTCTGCCGAACATGGCGCGGCGTTATCGTGAGACGGATTCGTCCGTGGTGCGCGAAGACCTCGCCCGCTACCGCAGCACGCAGGCCTGCCCCGATTGCCACGGCGCGCGCCTGCGCAGCGAGGCCCGCCATGTGAAGGTGGGCGAGGGCGACGAGGCGCTCGCGATTCAGCAGATCAGCCATCGCACGCTGTCGGATTCGCTTTCCTGGTTCCGGAACCTCAAGCTTGGCGGCGCCAAGGCCGAGATTGCCGACAAGATCGTGCGCGAGATCGCCTCGCGCCTGACCTTTCTGAACGACGTGGGGCTGAACTATCTGAGCCTCGACCGCAGCGCCGAAACCCTCTCGGGCGGCGAGGCGCAGCGCATTCGCCTGGCCAGCCAGATCGGATCGGGCCTTACGGGCGTGATGTATGTGCTCGACGAGCCCAGCATCGGTCTGCACCAGCGCGACAACGACCGCCTGATCGGCACGCTGCAGCACCTGCGCGACATCGGCAACAGCGTGATCGTGGTCGAGCACGACGAGGACATGATCCGCGCCGCCGACCACTGCGTGGACATGGGGCCGGGCGCGGGCGTGCATGGCGGCCAGGTGATGGCGCAGGGCACCTATGACGAGCTCTGCGCCGAGCCCAAATCGCTCACCGGCCAATACCTTTCTGGCAAGCTCAGCATTCCGGTGCCCAAGCGCCGCACGCCATGGCAGCCGGTGCTCGAATCCGACCTGCCTGCAGCGCCCGAGAAGGCGCCTAAATCGCGCTTTCCCGAAACCCCCGCGAGCCGCCGCAAAGCCGAGCGCATGGAGGTGCACCGCGCCACGCAGGGCCGACTGCAGGCGCTGCGCGTGAACGGCGCCACCGGCCACAGCCTGCAGAACGTGACGGCGGAGTTCCCCGTGGGGCTGCTCACCTGCGTGACCGGCGTCTCGGGCTCGGGCAAGAGCACGCTGGTCAACGACACGCTGTACGCCGCCGTCGCGCGCCAGCTCTACCGCGCGCACGAGGAACCCGCGCCGCACGAATCCATCGAGGGCATTGACTACTTCGACAAGTGCATCAACGTCGACCAGTCGCCTATCGGCCGCACGCCGCGCAGCAATCCGGCGACCTACACCGGCCTGTTCACGCCGATCCGCGAACTCATGGCCGAGACCAACACCGCGCGCGAGCGCGGCTACGGGCCGGGCCGCTTCAGCTTCAACGTGGCCGGTGGCCGCTGTGAGGCCTGCCAGGGCGACGGCGTGGTCAAGGTGGAGATGCATTTTCTGCCCGACGTCTATGTGCCGTGTGATGTCTGCCACGGCGAGCGCTACAACCGCGAAACGCTCGAAGTGCTCTGGAAGGGCCGGAACATCGCGCAGATCCTCGACCTCACGGTGGAGGACGCGCACGCCTTTTTCAAGGACGTGCCGACCATCGCGCGCAAGCTGCAGACGCTGCTCGACGTGGGGCTGTCCTACATCCGCCTCGGTCAGAGCGCGACCACGCTCTCGGGCGGCGAGGCGCAGCGCGTGAAGCTTGCGCAGGAACTCTCCAAGCGCGACACGGGCCGCACGCTCTACATCCTCGACGAACCCACGACCGGCCTGCATTTCGCCGACATCGACCTGCTGCTCAAGGTGTTGCTGCAACTGCGCGACGCGGGCAACACCATTGTTGTCATCGAGCACAACCTCGACGTCATCAAGACCGCTGACTGGGTTATCGACATGGGCCCGGAAGGCGGCGCAGGCGGCGGTATGGTGGTGGCCACGGGCACGCCGGAAGAAGTGGCGCAGAACCCGGCGAGCCATACGGGGCGTTATCTGCAGCGGTATGTGAAGGGGTGACCACAGCGGGCTGGGACACTGAGCACAGTGTCCCAGCCCGGGTGTTCCGTTTCGTGACAGTTGTCGTGGCATGGAGCATTGCAGCGCGCAGCGCGCGACTCGGCGCAGTGGGTGCGTGCATCCGCAAATCCCAATGAAATCAAGCGATTGAGCGCGGCAATCGATCTGGCACGGGTCTTGAGTAAGCAGTGGCATCGGCAGGCGCAACGGCGACCTGTCCGATGAGTCCACCTGATTTCAGGTGACTCAAGAGCCAATCAACCTGCAATTCTGGAGACTACGAGCATGACGGTTTACGCAGCACCCGGCGCGGCTGGCGCCAAGATCGCCTACAAGGCACGCTACGACAACTTCATCGGCGGCAAGTTCGTTGCGCCTGTGAAGGGCCAGTATTTCGACGTGATCACGCCGGTGACCGGCAAGGTCTACACGCAGGCGGCGCGCTCCACGGCAGAGGACATCGAACTGGCATTGGACGCGGCACATGCGGCGGCAGACGCCTGGGGCAAGACCGATGTGGCCACGCGCTCCAACATTCTCCTGAAGATCGCCGATCGTATCGAAGCCAATCTGGAACTGCTGGCCTATGCAGAAACCGTGGACAACGGCAAGGCGATCCGCGAAACGCTGAATGCCGACATTCCGTTGGCGGCCGACCATTTCCGCTACTTTGCCGGTGCACTGCGCGCGCAGGAGGGCGGCATCAGCCAGATCGACGACAACACGGTCGCGTATCACTTCCATGAGCCGCTGGGCGTCGTGGGCCAGATCATTCCGTGGAACTTCCCTATCCTGATGGCTGCGTGGAAGATTCCACCTGCACTGGCTGCGGGCAATGCCATCGTGCTCAAGCCCGCCGAAAGCACGCCCATCAGCCTGCTGATTCTGATCGAGCTGATCGCCGATCTGCTGCCTCCGGGCGTGCTCAACGTGGTCAACGGCTTTGGCCGCGAAGCCGGCATGCCGCTGGCCACCAGCAAGCGCATCGCCAAGATCGCCTTCACGGGCTCGACCAGCACCGGCCGCGTGATCGCTCAGGCCGCCGCCAACAACCTGATCCCCGCCACGCTGGAACTCGGCGGCAAGTCGCCCAACATCTTCTTTGCCGACATCATGGACAAGGACGATGCCTTCCTCGACAAGGCCATCGAAGGCATGGTGCTGTTCGCGTTCAATCAGGGCGAGGTCTGCACCTGCCCGAGCCGCGCGCTGATCCAGGAAAGCATTTACGACAAGTTCATGGAACGCGTGCTCAAGCGCGTGGCCGCCATCAAGCACACCAATCCTCTGGACACCGATTCCATGATGGGTGCGCAAGCGAGCAAGGAGCAGCTCACCAAGATCCTGTCGTACCTCGATCTCGGAAAGCAAGAGGGCGCGGAGGTGCTCATCGGTGGTGAACAGGCCAGGCTGGGCGGTGATCTGGAGGGGGGCTACTACGTGCAGCCCACTCTGTTCAAGGGTCACAACAAGATGCGCATTTTCCAGGAAGAAATCTTCGGCCCGGTGCTGGCGGTGACCACGTTCAAGGATGAGGCCGAGGCGCTGGCGATTGCCAACGATACGCTGTACGGTCTGGGCGCTGGCGTGTGGTCGCGCAACGGCAATGTCGCGTATCGCATGGGGCGTGCGATCAAGGCGGGTCGTGTGTGGACGAACTGCTATCACGCTTATCCTGCGCATGCGGCGTTTGGTGGGTACAAGGAGTCGGGCATCGGGCGTGAGAATCACGGGATGATGTTGAACCATTACCAACAGACCAAGAATCTGTTGGTGAGCTATAGCGAGAGCAAGCTCGGGTTCTTCTGAGGCTGAGCGCTCGACTGCTTCTGCTGGAAGTTGCGCCCTCTCTCGGTTGCTTGCGGGGGAGGGTGGGGCGAGGGGTTTTGTTTGCGATTTTCAGCGGTTGCTGTGGTGGTGAGGGCGGAGGCCGGGACTGCCCCCGGCGGGGCAGTAACTTTTTGGTCTTGCCCAAAAAGTCACCAAAAATGCGCTTTTGAATACGGGGTCACGCGGCAGAACTCACTGCGCGACTGCGTCGCTCCGTTCGGACAACCGCCGCGAGTCAGAGGTTTCCTAAGAGGTGCGTTCGGCACATCGCTTCGCTCGTGCCTCCCTCTCCCGCTTGCGGGCGAGGGTGACGGCGGCGTTTGAAATGGCACCATTTTTTGAGGCTCACCATGGTCGACAAAGTCATCGCTACCGATGCGGCGCTTGCGCTGATCGAAGAACTCAAACTGCAGTATGGGCCTGAGCTGATGTTCCATCAGTCGGGTGGATGCTGCGACAACAGTGCGGCCAATTGCTATCTGCCCGGCGAGATCACGATGGGGGCGGGGGATGTGTTTCTCGGGGTGATTGGTGGGTGTCGGTTCTACATCGGGATTGCGCAGTACGAGTACTGGAAGCACACGCAGCTGATCATCGATGTGATCGAGGGGCATGGCGGCACGCTGTCGCTGGAAGGGCCTACGGGGAAGGCGTTTCATACGCGCTCGCGGGTGTTCAGCGATGAGGAACTGAAAGAGCTGGGCATCGAGTGCCCAGCGTCTTCCTGACTTTTCTTTTTAGTCGGTCGTTCTATCAACTGACCAGGCGTCTGCGCGCGAAGCGTACTACCGTCACGCCGTTGCGGGCTTGGCGGGTGGAGGGCATGACGAGGACGCAGTCGTCATAGGGCGTGGTGACGGGTTCGCCGTCGTTGTTGCCGATCACGGTGCCCGCTTTTTCGATGACCTCAAGACCTGTGAAGGGCTCGGTGAAGGTGAAGTGCTCGCTCTTGGCCACTACCGGGCCGGTCACTTCCAGTGCCCATTGGCGGGGGGCGTCGGGCTGTTTCCAGTTAGGGAGTCGGGCTGCGAGCGTGTTGCTGGAGACGATCTGTGAGGCTTCCAGAAAGCGTGCGCACATGTCTTGCGCGACCACGCGGCTTTGGGGGTCGCCATGGAAGCCGCATTCGATGAGCAGCGTGCGCGAGTCGCCTGCCTCTGCGTCGGGCAAATTGAAACGGCCGTAGTCGCGCATGCGGGTGCCGTCCTTGTGGCCTGCGTCGATGACGATGTGCTCGGGCGAGCGCATCTGTATGGCGAGTTCCAGATTGCGTGGCTGCACGCCGGTGAGCGAGAGCGGGGCGCTGGGCTCGTGCATGGAGTGCAGGTCGAGTACCCAATCCGCTTGTTGAATGAACGGGCGCAGCGCAGCGGCGCGGCGGCGTTCTGCGGTGTCGGCGGCGTCGATGCGCTCGTCGCTCCACTGGCGGTTCATGTCCTGCTCGACGAAGCGCGAGGCATCGTGGTTCAGCGGATCAAATTGGTCGAACGCGTCGATGTTGCAGAACGCGAGCGTGAGCTTGCCCTGTTCGGGCTTTACGTCCGCTTCGAGCAGGCCCTTGAGTGCCCATGCGCCGCAAAGTTCGTTGCCGTGGATGAGGGCGCTGATCAGCACGTGGCGGCCGGGCTTGCCGGAGTCGAAATGCCACACGCCCTCGGTGCCGGTGTTGCCCGCGCGAATAGCGCTGAT includes:
- a CDS encoding site-specific integrase, which codes for MAQYVAKRIRFKNGEHFSILKGPDGLPVHAVTLFLQKWRRRGRAANTIHSVCQCLALLYRELDTAPRIDLLARVRAGNFLSSSELNRLADVAQYAMDGLSHEDEPEMGKQVINLKNVRMRRSKQSNAGKPVGKANHANRIRYMAEYLGFVANYYAASLSRPLRQQLVQESGEALKSFLTQVPKVSKRARLGAREGLSQEDQEKLLAVVDVTSHKNPWKRGFVRNRNRVIVMLLLATGMRSGELLGLQIGDLKTQLSQLGVFRRADAIEDPRTAPVNTKTNDREIELRPAIMQALMEHIRMDRNRIRAARKFPQVFVAQDGQPLSLRSIGKIFQQLRTACPGLPVRLTSHVMRHTWNERFSEEADRLGLTEEEEIRARNEQQGWADNSKSSLIYTRRNTRRKGRAVALKLQEKLDGPNI
- the ssb gene encoding single-stranded DNA-binding protein, encoding MASVNKVIIVGNLGRDPEMRTFPSGDQVANVTIATTDRWRDKNTGENRESTEWHRVVFNGRLAEIAGQYLRKGSQVYVEGSLRTRKWTDPQSGQERYATEIRADQMQMLGSRQGMGGGSGGGGGGYEDSGYGGGGNDGGYDAAPSPAPQRRAAPAPMAARPAPAPAPRPAPAPVQQAPRANSGFDDMDDDIPF
- a CDS encoding MFS transporter, with translation MTPLERRSSISLALIFALRMLGLFLVLPVFALEARKYPGGDDPAMVGMAMGIYGLTQAFLQLPVGIASDRFGRKRVIVIGLLVYAAGSLVAAMADSLNGLLIGRALQGAGAVSAAVTALLADQTRDSVRTKAMALVGGSIGLMFALALVLAPALTALAGLSGLFGITCALALAGVAVIIWVVPPEPARHADAPHGRAIDAWKHPDLLRLNFGVFVLHTVQMSMWVAVPALIVQAGLPKSEHWHIYLPAVVLSFAAMGGLFSMERKGRLRAALLGAISLVLIVQVALGLLYSSGSTPPLAVMGVVLFVFFCGFNALEATQPSLVSRMAPAHLRGAALGSYNTLQSLGLFAGGALGGLLIKSLGAPGLFGVTATMCAIWLLVTWPLRPLGRAEAAKAASQSTANNIPAAH
- a CDS encoding phosphoethanolamine transferase, with product MRNLFVRPTTNSNARPRSRWVAGAILCALALAFIVLGHEGRRITQLLVLLMPLVALLCLPVQGIAARRLRGAAVWLWVMLFVFDGVARGYLQDAYQAAPNGAMVLGAAANTNLREGNEYLLAHWRALLTWGGLLLLAAWVAWLAVLRLGTLDDVASTAPRPLRIGLVLLLIVTLLAYSSKPWRRLHPVAFWSEWVQSVQSLRAEWGNQHQQRTQAMVNAERLSPQVTDSQPSTVMLVISDSVNRDNMSLYGYARDTTPQLQALQQGAGEQMLVLRNAWSVEASTLPSLHRMFNIPVQGESPSQHLLALARQAGYRVWWVSNHDDLAIEQQHAQLANVVQLVNRTPGRSSESLDGELLDEVQTALADPHERKLIVVHLLGTHPHYRLRFPDNQNPFDDHADAVDRQLAAQGRPGWLRSFRHEYDAALLYHDGVVAQLLRMTQAEDSRAGGEKDQRSAWMYLSDHGQEVGHTINHAGHSQSTASGFRIPAILWRDEAFTTDEQARAIVPFRNDWAAFTLVDLMRLQWHGQLSERDVLSPGYVWQAPQLPAMVASFER
- a CDS encoding MFS transporter — encoded protein: MKAARWQHFLHREKQLLLMWLLGALAGMEFLENGMFVFASSHILGGIGIAPREFAQVQAAYAIGSMLMIAMQQWLSRHFGYRHYLLAALLLYVLGDLASANASNLAELTTARLVQGLGGGAFFISTRVLIPMLFSPTLRPKATRVYMLSIFGVGALGPVLSAWLVENWGWRWVFWVVLPLAVVIAAGVRWLLPRHLGRSSTPVKFSVAPVLLFVLAIGCVQWSFSEAKYELFDSPERLALVILTGVLLLGLFGIHQWKHDEPLLHLRDLTHPGFLVGIALYALYYFIVNFSNYLFPQFAEQGLSIPLITTGWLNSFSALISLVVAIGYIKYAAKVTNKRALMMSGCVAMAGASFWLSMVPPDAPITALYGALVIKGFFGVLMVLPVAALTFRALEAKHFAKGYQSKNIMRQMMASFASAVAAVALQDSRFIQHSNLIERLTPSNSTAVSWLASTQAHFEQLGYSAAQAHTAALAQLSAVVEHQALLIACQSLYQWLAAVAAIAAVVVMLQRHLR